From the genome of Perca flavescens isolate YP-PL-M2 chromosome 1, PFLA_1.0, whole genome shotgun sequence, one region includes:
- the spi1b gene encoding LOW QUALITY PROTEIN: transcription factor PU.1b (The sequence of the model RefSeq protein was modified relative to this genomic sequence to represent the inferred CDS: deleted 2 bases in 1 codon) → MLHPHRMESYLIPPHSEEMYDPEIYRHQITEYYNPYVLDADIQADHWDYHPHPHVHPVEFENLQEANFTELQSVQALHGPSLIRHDGIRYDAENLLDPNLGAHPHVLQQPVPFFPRAVYPPHVSQRSSDDEEHGGRSPPLEVSDEECLRDRIPYVTPGELGNKKKIRLYQFLLDLLRNGDMKDSIWWVDRDKGTFQFSSKHKEALAHRWGIQKGNRKKMTYQKMARALRNYGKTGEVKKIKKKLTYQFSDEVLGKSHLERKYM, encoded by the exons ATGTTGCATCCACACAGAATGGAGAGCTATCTCATCCCGCCT CACTCAGAAGAAATGTACGATCCTGAGATCTACAGACATCAAATTACAGAATATTACAATCCATATGTCCTTGATGCAGATATCCAGGCAG atCACTGGGACTACCACCCTCACCCTCACGTACACCCTGTAGAGTTTGAAAACCTCCAAGAGGCCAACTTCACAGAGCTGCAGAGTGTGCAGGCTCTCCATGGGCCCAGTCTCATACGACACGACGGCATACGGTACGACGCAGAAAACCTGCTTGATCCAAACCTTGGGGCACATCCACACGTGTTACAGCAACCA GTACCCTTCTTCCCTCGGGCTGTGTATCCACCACACGTGTCCCAGCGCAGCTCTGATGATGAGGAGCATGGAGGACGAAGTCCCCCACTGGAGGTGTCTGATGAGGAGTGTCTGAGAGATCGAATCCCTTATGTCACACCAGGAGAGCTGG GCAATAAAAAGAAGATCCGTTTGTACCAGTTCCTGTTGGACCTTTTAAGAAACGGCGATATGAAGGACAGTATCTGGTGGGTGGACAGAGACAAAGGGACATTCCAGTTTTCATCCAAACACAAGGAGGCTCTTGCACACCGCTGGGGAATCCAGAAGGGAAACCGC AAAAAAATGACCTATCAGAAGATGGCTCGTGCCTTACGCAACTATGGCAAAACTGGAGAGGTGAAAAAGATTAAGAAGAAGCTGACGTACCAGTTCAGTGATGAGGTGCTGGGGAAGAGTCATCTGGAGAGAAAATATATGTAG